GTAAACTGATAATCGGGGGCTTACGCCATCCCATCATGTTTATGTTGCTGTTGCGCGTGTTCCGTTTTGAACTCCGCCAGCAACCTTGCTTGCTCTTCAGTCAGAGCCAGGTTTTCCAGAAGTTCAGGTCTTCTAAGCCAGGTGCGACCCAGCGACTGTTTCAAGCGCCAGCGACGTATCTCAGCATGGTTTCCTGACAGTAACACTGCCGGGACGTCCATCTCTTCTAACACTTCAGGTCGGGTATAGTGCGGGCAGTCCAGCAATCCATCCGCAAAGGAATCTTCCGTTGCCGATGCCTCATGACCCAGAACCCCCGGAATAAACCGGGAAACGGAGTCAATCAGTACCATTGCCGGTAACTCGCCACCGCTGAGAACGTAATCGCCGATTGACCATTCTTCGTCAATTTCGGTTTGGATCACGCGCTCATCTATGCCTTCGTAGCGACCACAGACCAGAATCAGCTTTTGATTCGTAGCCAGTTCGCTGACGCCTGCTTGATCAAGCTTGCGTCCCTGAGGTGACAGATAAATCACCTTAGCGCCTTCACCCGCCGCGCTTTTTGCTGCATGAATGGCATCCCGTAAGGGTTGAACCATCATTAACATCCCCGGTCCGCCGCCGTAAGGACGATCGTCCACGGTACGGTGCCGGTCATGCGTGAAGTCACGAGGACTCCAGCTCTGGATGTTCAGCAGGCCATTTTTAACAGCCCGGCCAGTTACCCCGTAATCGGTAATTGCACGAAACATTTCTGGAAACAGGCTAACGATACCTATAAACACAAGCCAATCCCCATCACGCCGTCATTTACCGCTTATCCGGTGGTTTAAAAACCAGGATCCCAATCTACTTCGATAGTCCGCGTAGTGAGATCGACTTTCTTGATAACCTGCCCATCGAGGAACGGCACGAGGCGTTCCTTGATACCAAACGCATCTTTCAGGTTTGCCTTAATGACGATGACGTCATTCGATCCGGTTTCCATCATGTCGACGACTTTACCGAGATCGTAGCCTTCAGTGGTCACTACCTGGCAGCCCATCAGGTCTTTCCAGTAGTAGTCACCTTCTTCCAGTTTTGGCAGTTGCGTAGAATCCACGACAATTTCGCAATTGGTCAACAGATTCGCAGCATCCCGATCTTCAACGCCTTTCAGCTTGATGATCAGATCCTGATTGTGGTGCTTCCAGCTTTCCAGCTGTACTTGCTGCCACTGACCCGCCTTCTGGATAAACCAGGGCTGATAGTCAAAAATGCTTTCGGCGTCTTCAGTGGAAGAAAACACTCTGAGCCAACCACGAATACCGTAAGACGATCCCATTTTCCCTAAGACAATCGGGTCCACGGGTGCTTGCGCAGTGAGTTGCTTGCTCATCATGACCACCGTGACAGATTAAGCTGCTTTGCTTACTTCTTTGATCAGCGTAGCAACGCGATCAGAAATGGTCGCGCCCTGGCCAACCCAGTGAGCGATGCGATCCAGATCCAGGCGAGTGCCTTCTTCTTTTTCGCTAGCGATTGGGTTAAAGAAGCCAACGCGCTCAATGAAGCGACCGTTACGTGCGTTACGGCTGTCAGTAACAACAACCTGGTAGAACGGACGCTTTTTAGCGCCGTGACGAGCTAAACGAATAGTTACCATAACATCCTCTTGTGTGAATAAAACAACCGGGCCCCATCGAGGAACGGAGCCCGGTGTCATATTAAAAGCCCGAAAATTTTACTGATTTCTGGGGAAATTGCAATCAGCATCTTGATGCTGGACAGTAAACAAGGGATAGAAGATGTATATCGGTGAAGCCAGTTTCGTTCCGGCGTGCGCGCAAAAAGCGGAGCGTACACGTAGTACGTGAGCATTTCGAGCACACCCCGGAACTAAAATGGCAAACAAGATAGCCTTATACCCTTGTTTTTAGCGACCAGGGAATCCTGGCGGCATCATCCCTTTCATACTGCGCATCATTTTGGCCATTCCGCCCTTCTTCATCTTCTTCATCATGCGCTGCATGTCGTCGAACTGTTTCAGAAGGCGGTTAACGTCCTGCACCTGCATACCGCAGCCTTGTGCGATACGGCGTTTACGGGACCCTTTGATGATTTCCGGCTTCGCGCGCTCTTTCAGGGTCATCGAGTTGATGATCGCCTCCATGCGCACCAGCACTTTGTCATCCATCTGTGACTTCACGTTGTCCGGGATCTGCCCCATGCCCGGCAGCTTGCCCATCAGGCTCGCCATGCCGCCCATGTTTTTCATCTGGCGCAGCTGTTCCAGAAAGTCGGTCAGATCAAAACCGTCGCCCTTTTTCAGTTTCGTCGCCAGCTTCTCAGCCTGCGCGCGGTCAACTTTGCTTTCGATATCTTCGATCAGCGACAGCACGTCGCCCATGCCGAGAATACGTGACGCGATACGATCCGGATGGAACGGCTCCAGCGCCTCGGTTTTCTCGCCAACGCCGAGGAATTTGATCGGCTTGCCGGTGATGTGACGAATAGAGAGCGCAGCACCGCCACGGGCGTCACCATCAACTTTAGTCAGCACCACGCCGGTCAGCGGCAGCGCTTCATTGAACGCCTTCGCGGTATTCGCCGCATCCTGACCGGTCATCGCATCGACCACAAACAGGGTTTCTACCGGATTGATAGAAGCATGGACCTGCTTGATTTCGTCCATCATCGCTTCATCAACGTGCAGACGACCGGCGGTATCCACCAGCAGCACGTCGTAGAATTTGAGTTTGGCTTCTTTCAGCGCCGCGTTAACGATATCGACCGGCTTCTGGCCGACATCCGACGGGAAGAAATCAACGCCAACCTGCTCGGCCAGCGTTTCCAGCTGTTTGATCGCCGCAGGGCGATATACATCAGCGGAGACGACCAGCACTTTCTTCTTGTGCTTTTCGCGCAGGAACTTACCCAGCTTACCGACGCTGGTGGTTTTACCCGCACCCTGCAAGCCCGCCATCAGCACCACGGCTGGCGGCTGCGCAGCCAGATTCAGGCTCTGGTTCTCTTCGCCCATCGCCGCCACGAGTTCGTTACGGACAATCTTGACGAACTCCTGCCCTGGCGTCAGGCTCTTGTTAACTTCATGCCCAACCGCTTTCTCTTTTACGCGATTGATAAACTCTCGCACTACCGGCAGCGCAACGTCAGCCTCCAGCAGCGCCATGCGCACTTCGCGCAGCGTCTCTTTAACGTTGTCTTCAGTAAGGCGTCCGCGGCCACTGATATTGCGCAGCGTGCGCGACAAACGATCGGTTAAATTATCAAACATTGTCTCTCGCCTGGGGTGGAAACGGTTGGTCGCTCAAGCGACACATGAACAGAATTTTGTCGCAGTATAACATGAAGCCGTCTTTGTTGTTATGCAACGGTTGGAGCCGCGGTCACGTAACGCTATACTGCTTCTCTTTCTCACTGGCCAACTGTCGACACCACTATGCCCGTTTTTGCTTTGCTCGCTCTTGTCGCCTATTCCGTCAGCCTCGCGCTGATCGTCCCCGCTCTGCTGCAAAAAAACAGCGGCTGGCGGCGTATGGCCATTCTTTCTGCGGTTGTCGCGCTGGTGTGTCACGCCATTGCGCTTGAAGCCCGCATTCTGCCGGGTGGTGATAGCGGACAAAACCTGAGCCTGCTGAACGTCGGTTCGCTGGTCAGCCTGATGATCTGTACGGTGATGACGATTGTCGCCTCGCGCAACCGTGGCTGGCTACTGTTGCCAGTGGTGTATGCCTTCGCGCTGATCAATCTGGCTTTCGCGACCTTTATGCCGAACGAGTTCATCACCCACCTTGAAGCCACGCCGGGAATGATGGTCCACATCGGGTTGTCGCTGTTCTCTTATGCGACACTCATTATCGCCGCACTGTACGCGCTGCAACTGGCGTGGATCGACTATCAGCTTAAAAACAAAAAGCTGGCGTTCAATAATGAAATGCCGCCGCTGATGAGCATCGAACGCAAGATGTTCCACATCACGCAGATTGGCGTGGTCCTGCTGACTCTCACCCTGTGTACCGGCCTGTTTTACATGCACAATCTGTTCAGCATGGAAAATATCGACAAAGCGGTGCTCTCGATCATCGCATGGTTTGTCTATATTGTTCTGTTGTGGGGACATTATCATGAAGGCTGGCGCGGTCGTCGTGTTGTGTGGTTTAACGTCGCAGGCGCCGGGATCCTGACGCTGGCTTATTTCGGTAGCCGGATATTGCAGCAGTTTGTCAGCTAAGCCTTAAAGGAGGCGCCCCCTGGAACACATCTCCACCACCACGCTGATCGTCACATTGATCGTCATGGTGGTTATCTCCGCTTATTTTTCCGGTTCCGAAACCGGAATGATGACCCTGAATCGCTATCGCTTACGCCACCTTGCCAAACAAGGGAACCGTCCAGCAAAGCGCGTTGAAAAGCTGCTGCGTAAGCCCGATCGCCTGATAAGCCTGGTACTAATTGGTAATAACCTGGTCAATATTCTTGCTTCGGCCATCGGCACCATTGTCGGTATGCGTTTGTATGGCGATGCGGGCGTTGCCATCGCCACTGGCGTGCTGACCTTCGTCGTGCTGGTGTTTGCCGAAGTTCTGCCAAAAACCATTGCAGCGCTGTACCCGGAAAAGGTGGCCTATCCCAGCAGCTTCCTGTTGGCGCCGTTACAGATTCTGATGATGCCGTTGGTCTGGTTGCTCAACACTATCACCCGATTACTGATGCGCATGATGGGCATTAAAACCGATATCGTCATCAGCGGTTCGTTGAGTAAAGATGAGTTACGAACCCTCGTGAATGAATCCCGCTCGCAAATTTCCCGGCGCAACCAGGACATGCTGCTGTCAGTGCTCGATCTGGAAAAGGTCAGCGTGGATGACATCATGGTGCCGCGCAGTGAAATTATGGGAATTGATATCAATGACGACTGGAAGTCCATCGTGCGTCAGCTATCGCACTCGCCGCACGGGCGTATTGTGTTGTACCGTGACTCGCTGGATGACGCTATCAGCATGCTGCGCGTTCGCGAAGCCTGGCGGTTAATGTCGGAAAAGAAAGAGTTCACCAAAGAGACCATGCTGCGCGCCGCCGATGAGATTTACTTCGTCCCGGAGGGCACGCCACTCAGCACACAGCTCATCAAATTTCAGCGCAATAAAAAGAAAGTCGGCCTGGTGGTCAATGAATATGGCGATATTCAGGGGCTGGTCACGGTGGAAGATATTCTTGAAGAGATTGTCGGCGACTTTACCACCTCGATGTCACCTACGCTGGCTGAGGAAGTGACGCCGCAAAATGACGGTTCGGTGATTATCGATGGCAGCGCCAACGTGCGGGAAATTAACAAAGCGTTTAACTGGCATCTGCCGGAAGACGACGCGCGTACGGTAAATGGCGTGATTCTGGAAGCACTGGAAGAGATCCCGATTGCGGGCACTCGCGTGCGCATCGGTCAATATGATATCGATATTCTCGACGTCCAGGAGAATATGATTAAACAGGTCAAAGTGTTGCCCGTTAAACCGCTGCGGGAGAGTGTCGCGGAGTAATGAAAACGGCCCGCTGGTTTTCCAGTGGGCCGTAGGCCGGATAAACATCAGCGCCATCCGGCAATATAAATAGCCGAAAGATTAACCTTTCGCTTTCGCAACGGTCACCATCGCCGCGCGGATCGTACGACCGTTTAGCGTATAGCCTTTCTGCATAATACCCAGCACGTTGCCCGGCGCGATGTCTTCAGACTCGACCATCGCAATCGCCTGATGCACGTTCGGATCCAGCGCAACGTTCGTCTCAGCAATCACTTCAACGCCAAACTTGCGCACCACATCCAGCATCGATTTCAGGGTCAGTTCGATCCCTTCCACCATAGGCTTCATATCCGGATTGGCTTTGTCCGCCACTTCCAGCGCGCGATCCAGGCTATCAATCACCGGCAGCAGTTCATTGACGAATTTCTCCAGCGCGAACTTGTGTGCCTTCTCAACGTCCAGTTCGGTACGGCGACGCAGGTTTTCCATTTCCGCTTTTATGCGCAACACCGCATCACGTTCACGGGTCTGAGCTTCAGTAAGCTGCGCTTCCAGATTCGCAATTTTTTCATCGCGCGGATCCACCTGCTCAGCAGAAGCGTCTGATTCAACCGCCTCAACTTCTTCGTGCTGATCCATGATAATTTCTTCCGGGGCTTGCCCCTCAGGCGTTTTCTGTTCTTTACTACTCATGAATTTCTCCGCGTTTTTTTCGCATTCATCTCGCTAACTTCGCTTATTATGGGGATCAGATTCAGGGTTTCAAGGGAAGCACTCACATTGTCATCAATCTTCGTCACAAGGACCTCGAAAAAATGAATAATCATTTCAAGTGTATCGGCATTGTGGGACACCCTCGTCACCCCACGGCACTCACGACACATGAAATGCTCTACCGCTGGTTATGCACGAAAGGGTATGAGGTCATTGTTGAGCAACAAATCGCTCACGAGTTGCAGTTGAAGAATGTGAAAATTGGCACCCTGGCGGAGATTGGCCAGC
The sequence above is drawn from the Citrobacter amalonaticus genome and encodes:
- the trmD gene encoding tRNA (guanosine(37)-N1)-methyltransferase TrmD — its product is MFIGIVSLFPEMFRAITDYGVTGRAVKNGLLNIQSWSPRDFTHDRHRTVDDRPYGGGPGMLMMVQPLRDAIHAAKSAAGEGAKVIYLSPQGRKLDQAGVSELATNQKLILVCGRYEGIDERVIQTEIDEEWSIGDYVLSGGELPAMVLIDSVSRFIPGVLGHEASATEDSFADGLLDCPHYTRPEVLEEMDVPAVLLSGNHAEIRRWRLKQSLGRTWLRRPELLENLALTEEQARLLAEFKTEHAQQQHKHDGMA
- the rimM gene encoding ribosome maturation factor RimM (Essential for efficient processing of 16S rRNA) produces the protein MSKQLTAQAPVDPIVLGKMGSSYGIRGWLRVFSSTEDAESIFDYQPWFIQKAGQWQQVQLESWKHHNQDLIIKLKGVEDRDAANLLTNCEIVVDSTQLPKLEEGDYYWKDLMGCQVVTTEGYDLGKVVDMMETGSNDVIVIKANLKDAFGIKERLVPFLDGQVIKKVDLTTRTIEVDWDPGF
- the rpsP gene encoding 30S ribosomal protein S16, translated to MVTIRLARHGAKKRPFYQVVVTDSRNARNGRFIERVGFFNPIASEKEEGTRLDLDRIAHWVGQGATISDRVATLIKEVSKAA
- the ffh gene encoding signal recognition particle protein, whose protein sequence is MFDNLTDRLSRTLRNISGRGRLTEDNVKETLREVRMALLEADVALPVVREFINRVKEKAVGHEVNKSLTPGQEFVKIVRNELVAAMGEENQSLNLAAQPPAVVLMAGLQGAGKTTSVGKLGKFLREKHKKKVLVVSADVYRPAAIKQLETLAEQVGVDFFPSDVGQKPVDIVNAALKEAKLKFYDVLLVDTAGRLHVDEAMMDEIKQVHASINPVETLFVVDAMTGQDAANTAKAFNEALPLTGVVLTKVDGDARGGAALSIRHITGKPIKFLGVGEKTEALEPFHPDRIASRILGMGDVLSLIEDIESKVDRAQAEKLATKLKKGDGFDLTDFLEQLRQMKNMGGMASLMGKLPGMGQIPDNVKSQMDDKVLVRMEAIINSMTLKERAKPEIIKGSRKRRIAQGCGMQVQDVNRLLKQFDDMQRMMKKMKKGGMAKMMRSMKGMMPPGFPGR
- a CDS encoding cytochrome C assembly family protein — protein: MPVFALLALVAYSVSLALIVPALLQKNSGWRRMAILSAVVALVCHAIALEARILPGGDSGQNLSLLNVGSLVSLMICTVMTIVASRNRGWLLLPVVYAFALINLAFATFMPNEFITHLEATPGMMVHIGLSLFSYATLIIAALYALQLAWIDYQLKNKKLAFNNEMPPLMSIERKMFHITQIGVVLLTLTLCTGLFYMHNLFSMENIDKAVLSIIAWFVYIVLLWGHYHEGWRGRRVVWFNVAGAGILTLAYFGSRILQQFVS
- a CDS encoding HlyC/CorC family transporter; the encoded protein is MEHISTTTLIVTLIVMVVISAYFSGSETGMMTLNRYRLRHLAKQGNRPAKRVEKLLRKPDRLISLVLIGNNLVNILASAIGTIVGMRLYGDAGVAIATGVLTFVVLVFAEVLPKTIAALYPEKVAYPSSFLLAPLQILMMPLVWLLNTITRLLMRMMGIKTDIVISGSLSKDELRTLVNESRSQISRRNQDMLLSVLDLEKVSVDDIMVPRSEIMGIDINDDWKSIVRQLSHSPHGRIVLYRDSLDDAISMLRVREAWRLMSEKKEFTKETMLRAADEIYFVPEGTPLSTQLIKFQRNKKKVGLVVNEYGDIQGLVTVEDILEEIVGDFTTSMSPTLAEEVTPQNDGSVIIDGSANVREINKAFNWHLPEDDARTVNGVILEALEEIPIAGTRVRIGQYDIDILDVQENMIKQVKVLPVKPLRESVAE
- the grpE gene encoding nucleotide exchange factor GrpE is translated as MSSKEQKTPEGQAPEEIIMDQHEEVEAVESDASAEQVDPRDEKIANLEAQLTEAQTRERDAVLRIKAEMENLRRRTELDVEKAHKFALEKFVNELLPVIDSLDRALEVADKANPDMKPMVEGIELTLKSMLDVVRKFGVEVIAETNVALDPNVHQAIAMVESEDIAPGNVLGIMQKGYTLNGRTIRAAMVTVAKAKG